One Synechococcus sp. JA-2-3B'a(2-13) genomic window carries:
- the csx18 gene encoding CRISPR-associated protein Csx18 → MSKKRINAKVLRNLVTAVVNGSITLAILLIAPLGLAAVITNTVLVAIASFFSGSLAEIVMGFLSSPEIDVEILPERGRSKPGNAIDQRRGAEDLRRHDE, encoded by the coding sequence ATGTCCAAAAAGAGGATCAATGCCAAAGTTCTTAGAAACCTTGTTACAGCTGTGGTCAACGGCTCGATCACGCTGGCCATCCTGCTAATTGCTCCTTTGGGATTGGCAGCCGTGATTACCAATACCGTTCTTGTCGCGATTGCCAGCTTCTTTTCGGGCAGTCTGGCAGAGATCGTGATGGGTTTCTTGTCAAGTCCTGAAATTGATGTGGAGATTTTACCGGAGCGTGGCCGCTCTAAACCCGGCAATGCCATAGATCAGAGGCGAGGCGCTGAAGATCTGCGTCGTCATGACGAATAA
- a CDS encoding RAMP superfamily CRISPR-associated protein, which translates to MPSNRPANSQPSPWLGHPLDPNPSPDPTASFIEYLRWMRAPATPFKDGAKVDLVHQAEAKANYGARLQVLNARIKRIAGEKNTFQVTCPWRIRVGGAKGPESMLLPAFDPLGIPYLPSSTLRGVARAQAIRELMQKHNLSWEEADKAVAPWLGHLEAEDKDSAGKVIFLDAYPVPTRTQRQGDPDNSRSGGLAVDIANNVWSWDGNSLKYSPNPNVFFSLKQATFLIGIRKGPGCTDEMLAQVKEWLIRGLEQGVGSQVNTGYGRLIQTGKTLSQYKGEFLRLPFELEGQLIHGRQVVNWRPDKNRYDNKSIAEVRPVAFKNMLRYWFRTFALGVLPVKQVQEWEGQLFGAITPQQKHGWIHVDLLKGRVTQPEPEPNQAGKGKRAGRQEGILILSLSEECHNHASKENQKAVQKLFRNLTWMLFHLGGIGQGARRPCYSRQDRGRAPWWRGSTLIPNSEDSFWNLPESVEEFQKLFQKRLRGFFEALQVLTGQAIDPSNPRSFGQVGKEKLPEAVDAHCRIVVCSGPEEFNKPYALAVLHKVGKIAPGKYDKFLCGDTGTPSPVWIADLDDYQVVTVFRATVNPRKSYLEQLRKNADDFGIIWPLK; encoded by the coding sequence ATGCCTAGCAATCGTCCTGCCAACTCCCAACCTTCTCCCTGGCTAGGGCATCCCTTGGATCCCAACCCCAGCCCAGATCCCACAGCGAGCTTTATTGAATATCTGCGTTGGATGAGGGCTCCAGCAACTCCTTTCAAAGACGGAGCCAAAGTCGATCTGGTGCACCAGGCAGAAGCAAAGGCAAACTACGGAGCGCGTCTTCAAGTTCTGAATGCTCGCATCAAACGCATTGCCGGAGAAAAAAACACTTTTCAGGTCACCTGTCCCTGGCGAATTCGGGTGGGTGGAGCCAAAGGCCCGGAGAGCATGCTGCTCCCCGCTTTCGATCCCTTAGGGATCCCTTACCTTCCCAGCTCCACCTTGCGGGGGGTAGCCCGCGCCCAGGCTATTCGAGAGTTGATGCAGAAGCACAATCTGTCTTGGGAGGAGGCAGATAAAGCAGTGGCACCCTGGCTTGGGCATCTAGAAGCTGAGGACAAAGATAGTGCTGGCAAGGTGATCTTTTTGGATGCCTACCCTGTGCCGACCAGGACTCAAAGACAAGGGGATCCCGATAACTCCAGGTCGGGAGGCTTGGCTGTTGATATTGCCAATAACGTTTGGAGTTGGGATGGCAATAGCTTGAAATATAGCCCAAATCCCAATGTCTTTTTTTCTCTCAAACAGGCCACGTTTTTGATCGGGATCCGCAAAGGCCCAGGCTGCACCGACGAGATGTTAGCCCAAGTGAAAGAATGGCTCATCCGCGGGCTGGAGCAAGGAGTGGGATCCCAAGTCAATACCGGCTACGGTCGGCTGATTCAAACTGGCAAAACTCTATCTCAATACAAGGGAGAATTCTTGCGGCTGCCTTTTGAGCTGGAGGGTCAGTTGATCCACGGGCGGCAAGTGGTCAACTGGAGACCTGATAAGAACCGGTATGACAACAAATCAATTGCCGAAGTCCGACCGGTAGCCTTTAAGAACATGCTGCGCTACTGGTTTCGAACCTTTGCCCTGGGTGTTTTGCCCGTGAAGCAGGTGCAGGAATGGGAGGGGCAACTTTTTGGGGCCATCACTCCCCAGCAAAAACATGGCTGGATCCACGTGGATCTTTTGAAGGGGCGAGTAACTCAACCAGAGCCGGAACCCAACCAAGCGGGAAAGGGGAAGCGTGCCGGACGGCAAGAAGGGATCCTCATTCTCAGCCTTTCTGAGGAGTGCCACAACCATGCTTCAAAGGAGAACCAGAAAGCGGTGCAAAAGCTCTTTCGGAATCTGACCTGGATGCTGTTTCACCTGGGAGGTATTGGCCAGGGGGCAAGAAGGCCCTGCTACTCTCGCCAAGACCGCGGTAGAGCTCCTTGGTGGCGGGGATCCACCCTCATTCCCAACTCCGAAGATTCATTTTGGAATCTGCCAGAGTCGGTAGAGGAATTCCAGAAACTCTTTCAGAAGCGGCTGCGGGGCTTTTTTGAGGCGCTCCAGGTTTTGACTGGGCAGGCCATTGATCCCAGCAATCCCAGGAGCTTTGGTCAGGTCGGCAAAGAAAAGTTGCCTGAAGCTGTGGATGCCCATTGCAGGATTGTAGTCTGCAGCGGCCCAGAAGAGTTTAATAAGCCCTATGCTTTGGCTGTTTTGCACAAGGTAGGCAAGATAGCGCCAGGAAAATACGACAAGTTTCTCTGCGGCGACACAGGCACGCCGTCCCCTGTTTGGATTGCAGATTTGGATGACTATCAGGTGGTTACCGTTTTTAGGGCAACGGTGAATCCTAGGAAAAGTTATCTTGAACAGCTCAGGAAAAATGCTGATGATTTTGGAATAATCTGGCCCTTGAAGTAG
- a CDS encoding type III-B CRISPR module-associated protein Cmr3, protein MSWFTLSPLDVWMFRDAKPFAPGERAWANSSFPPSGHTLAGAVQAYLGQPLTLRLRGPFLCHDERLYFPAPLHLEDGFPLVPVPWLDERDPYFHCHWDPTRPAPLVSLRPVEEEPERSQSSKKKKTGGYLPFEVVQKALEGKGWDLSQAVKPPLKYEVRPHNTLQVSKRQVREADGYFVETCIRLQPGWSLALSIEGWDPDREAWDPLPLTQEAVLRLGGEGHCALLAPCPKLQEQWQQLQALSQAAFCQAGRALAYLATPGVFIKKVEGRSLCRAWPWEWRLATPHPAHPLTGPLVSVATGKPVAISGRLRVDRPPEQRQMSLPAPQVFAAPPGSIYYLEQPAPLNQEEPELEDGRLNVFHRWRLLGYSELLWLPWAN, encoded by the coding sequence ATGAGTTGGTTTACCCTATCACCCTTGGATGTGTGGATGTTTCGAGATGCTAAGCCCTTTGCCCCGGGAGAGCGGGCCTGGGCCAATAGCAGCTTTCCCCCTAGCGGCCATACCTTGGCCGGGGCTGTTCAAGCCTACCTGGGCCAACCCTTGACGCTGCGGCTGCGGGGCCCCTTTCTCTGCCACGACGAAAGGCTCTATTTCCCCGCCCCTCTGCATCTGGAAGACGGATTCCCCCTTGTTCCCGTTCCTTGGTTGGACGAGAGGGATCCCTACTTCCATTGCCACTGGGATCCCACCCGGCCAGCCCCCTTGGTTTCCTTGAGGCCGGTAGAGGAGGAACCCGAACGCAGCCAGAGCAGCAAGAAGAAAAAAACAGGAGGCTACCTGCCCTTCGAGGTGGTGCAAAAGGCGCTGGAAGGCAAAGGCTGGGATCTCAGCCAGGCCGTCAAGCCGCCGTTGAAGTATGAAGTACGGCCCCACAACACCCTGCAGGTGAGCAAGCGGCAAGTGCGAGAAGCCGATGGCTACTTTGTGGAGACCTGCATCCGCCTTCAGCCGGGCTGGAGTTTGGCCCTTTCCATCGAGGGCTGGGATCCCGATCGCGAAGCCTGGGATCCCCTACCCCTTACTCAGGAAGCAGTGCTGCGGCTGGGGGGAGAAGGCCACTGCGCTTTGCTGGCCCCCTGTCCGAAGCTGCAGGAGCAGTGGCAGCAGTTGCAGGCCCTTTCTCAGGCCGCCTTTTGCCAAGCCGGACGCGCTTTGGCCTACTTAGCGACCCCAGGCGTGTTCATCAAGAAGGTGGAGGGACGCTCCCTATGCCGTGCCTGGCCCTGGGAATGGAGATTGGCCACTCCCCACCCCGCCCATCCCCTCACCGGCCCCTTGGTGAGCGTGGCCACCGGCAAGCCCGTTGCCATCAGTGGACGCCTGCGGGTGGATCGCCCCCCAGAGCAGCGGCAGATGAGCCTGCCCGCCCCCCAAGTTTTTGCCGCGCCCCCTGGCAGTATCTACTACCTGGAGCAGCCGGCCCCCCTCAACCAAGAAGAGCCCGAGCTAGAAGATGGCCGGCTCAACGTGTTCCACCGCTGGCGGCTGTTGGGCTATAGCGAGCTCCTATGGCTGCCTTGGGCCAACTGA
- the cas2 gene encoding CRISPR-associated endonuclease Cas2, with protein sequence MFLYVVTYDTPCDKRRKKIADLLEGYGKRVQYSVFECVLDKDKFEELKLRLRKRVKPDEDSVRFYPLTSHALDQVEIWGGPPLTAPPHSIVV encoded by the coding sequence ATGTTTCTTTATGTCGTTACCTACGACACCCCTTGTGATAAGCGCCGCAAGAAAATTGCCGACCTGCTAGAAGGCTACGGCAAGCGCGTGCAATACAGCGTGTTCGAGTGTGTCCTCGACAAAGACAAGTTCGAGGAGCTCAAGCTACGGCTCCGGAAAAGGGTCAAGCCCGATGAAGACAGCGTCCGCTTCTATCCCCTCACCAGCCACGCCCTTGACCAAGTGGAAATCTGGGGTGGGCCCCCCTTAACTGCACCCCCCCACTCGATCGTTGTCTAG
- a CDS encoding Uma2 family endonuclease, with product MSVAVPIQSISLYEGSQVVIHSLTWQDFESILEELGEDRHTRVAYYNGTLEIMSPLSKHERPHRIAGYIVSAILDSQGRDWEDFGSTSLKKSGSAGVEPYTCFYVHHLEQVRGCEGRIDVDLLPPPDLAIESDVTSRTFIDAYKAIGVPEVWLLGERSLRIFILQGEDYVESSCSRLFPDFDIPRLVPQLIRRALEIGTSAMLREFRETLRNS from the coding sequence ATGAGTGTAGCTGTTCCAATCCAGTCTATTTCCCTGTATGAAGGAAGCCAAGTGGTTATCCATTCGCTGACTTGGCAAGACTTTGAGAGCATTCTGGAAGAGCTGGGCGAAGATCGCCACACTCGCGTTGCCTATTACAACGGCACTTTAGAGATTATGTCTCCCTTATCCAAACACGAGCGCCCTCATCGCATTGCCGGCTACATTGTCTCAGCCATTCTCGATTCTCAAGGGAGAGACTGGGAAGACTTTGGCTCAACAAGCCTTAAAAAGTCTGGTAGTGCTGGGGTGGAGCCTTACACCTGCTTCTATGTCCATCACCTAGAGCAGGTGCGAGGGTGTGAGGGAAGGATCGATGTCGATCTGTTGCCTCCGCCTGATCTGGCCATTGAGTCCGACGTTACTTCCCGGACCTTTATCGATGCCTATAAAGCTATTGGCGTGCCGGAAGTTTGGCTCTTGGGTGAGCGAAGTTTGCGGATATTTATTCTGCAGGGAGAAGACTACGTAGAATCGAGCTGCAGCCGACTTTTCCCAGACTTCGACATCCCCAGGCTTGTGCCTCAACTCATTCGACGCGCCTTAGAAATTGGCACCAGCGCTATGTTGCGCGAATTTCGGGAAACGCTTCGCAATTCCTAA
- the cmr4 gene encoding type III-B CRISPR module RAMP protein Cmr4, whose product MTFQIAYLHLLTPLHTGGTTQEGNLLGIARESHTHLPYIPSSTIRGRLRASVADKDKKFELFGNEIGEGDQLTQGSIWIGDGSLLWIPVPSLSHGVVWISCPLLLKRWLRLTGQNLSVPDPYSTSLKADRPIYLKDAILKEGLRQWSEWKSYTKDPNISRVIVLPDQHCATLIQMSLWRQVKVKLSEHKVVEGGFRYEEAIPPDSLMYFTWGVTAQANGSSRQTAEEFQKLLQSNQIMQIGGQESLGRGFVELSLN is encoded by the coding sequence ATGACTTTTCAGATTGCCTACCTCCATCTATTGACTCCCCTGCACACTGGCGGCACCACCCAAGAAGGCAACCTCTTGGGCATTGCCCGCGAATCCCACACCCATTTGCCCTACATCCCTTCCAGCACCATTCGGGGCAGGTTGCGGGCCAGCGTGGCCGATAAAGACAAAAAATTTGAGCTCTTTGGCAACGAAATTGGGGAAGGGGATCAGCTTACCCAAGGATCCATTTGGATTGGAGATGGCTCTTTGCTGTGGATCCCGGTGCCCTCCCTCAGCCACGGGGTGGTGTGGATAAGCTGCCCGCTTCTGCTCAAGCGCTGGCTGCGGCTAACAGGCCAGAATCTGTCAGTGCCGGATCCCTACAGTACGAGCTTGAAGGCCGACCGACCCATTTACCTCAAAGATGCCATTCTCAAAGAGGGTCTTCGACAATGGTCGGAATGGAAGAGCTACACCAAAGACCCCAACATCAGTCGCGTGATTGTTTTACCCGATCAGCATTGTGCCACCCTCATTCAAATGAGCCTGTGGCGGCAGGTGAAAGTCAAGCTTAGCGAGCACAAGGTTGTGGAAGGAGGCTTCCGCTACGAAGAGGCTATTCCTCCCGATAGCTTGATGTACTTTACCTGGGGGGTTACAGCCCAAGCAAATGGCAGTTCTCGACAGACAGCAGAAGAGTTTCAAAAGCTGCTGCAATCCAACCAGATTATGCAGATTGGCGGCCAGGAAAGCTTGGGCCGAGGCTTTGTGGAGCTGTCTTTGAACTAG
- the cas1 gene encoding CRISPR-associated endonuclease Cas1, which produces MRTLYVSQQGCRLSLKQEFVMVYLGESLLQEVPLPLLEQILIFGRSQVTTDVVRACLRRNIPIAYLSRLGYCYGRLVPIERGYRRLAHLQQALPEEWRLQTAVQMVRAKLLNSRVLLMRQLRQRPTETGDLTLRSLEHLAAQALEAKSLDQLRGIEGAAAALYFPELGNCLQQRGFVLLNRTRQPPTNPVNAMLSFGYMVLWNHLLTLIELQDLDPYQGCLHASSERHAALVSDLLEEFRAPIVDSIVLWLINKGILNIEEDFEYRDGGCFLSDSGRKKYLTAFIQRMEGSIQTPDGDQPRWDLLTQQVKKFKHSVYNPQDLYQPYRIR; this is translated from the coding sequence ATGCGAACTTTATATGTCTCTCAGCAGGGGTGTAGGCTAAGCCTTAAGCAAGAGTTCGTAATGGTCTATTTGGGCGAGTCGCTCTTGCAGGAGGTGCCTCTACCCTTGCTGGAGCAAATTTTAATCTTTGGCCGATCCCAGGTCACCACAGACGTAGTGAGAGCGTGCCTGAGGCGGAATATTCCTATTGCCTATCTCTCCCGGCTAGGCTATTGCTATGGTCGCCTTGTTCCTATAGAGAGGGGGTACCGCCGCTTAGCTCATTTGCAACAAGCGCTCCCTGAAGAATGGCGATTGCAAACGGCAGTCCAGATGGTGCGAGCCAAGCTGCTCAATAGCCGGGTGCTGCTGATGAGGCAGCTCAGGCAACGCCCCACTGAAACAGGGGATCTGACCCTGCGCAGTCTGGAACATTTGGCTGCTCAAGCTCTTGAGGCCAAGTCTCTAGATCAATTGCGGGGCATTGAAGGAGCGGCTGCGGCTCTGTATTTCCCGGAATTGGGAAATTGCCTTCAGCAAAGGGGCTTTGTTTTGCTTAACCGCACTCGACAGCCGCCCACTAACCCGGTTAATGCCATGCTCAGCTTTGGCTACATGGTGCTCTGGAACCATCTATTAACCCTGATTGAGCTGCAAGATTTGGATCCCTATCAGGGTTGCTTGCACGCTAGCAGTGAACGCCATGCTGCTCTGGTTTCGGACTTACTGGAAGAATTTCGGGCGCCTATTGTAGATTCAATAGTCCTCTGGCTGATCAACAAGGGCATTTTGAACATCGAAGAAGACTTTGAGTATCGCGATGGTGGCTGTTTTCTAAGTGATAGTGGCAGGAAAAAGTACCTTACAGCTTTCATCCAAAGAATGGAGGGATCCATCCAAACCCCCGATGGGGATCAACCCCGCTGGGATTTGCTGACGCAGCAGGTTAAGAAATTTAAGCATTCTGTCTATAATCCTCAAGACCTGTATCAGCCTTACCGGATTCGCTGA